The following proteins are co-located in the Solanum pennellii chromosome 8, SPENNV200 genome:
- the LOC107026751 gene encoding uncharacterized protein LOC107026751: protein MKTVLFRTGSGSIPAVVPGSQRAVSVSTRESIGKVFNGEKKKGCSSPMISLYSEVNRRGIRRVSSESDVIRSGFEGSSVSRKLSKIGSRSLSSIIPEEDCGSEQNELEVLRSIGSLSLTEDRRSYAGDWHRNSIPVDELGFSGGGIGSTKNKKFGGNGDGRDEFDADSLTGGKSDPRKIGAYYKEMLNSDPMNPLLLRNYGKYLHEVERDFVKAEECYGRAILASPGDGEVLSLYGKLVWETQRDENRAKSYFDQAVHASPNDCTVLGSYAHFMWEAEGDEDEDEERETVAAGASMVAAY, encoded by the exons ATGAAAACGGTCCTTTTCCGAACCGGTTCCGGCTCAATTCCGGCGGTTGTTCCCGGTTCTCAGAGAGCAGTCTCTGTTTCCACTCGTGAATCCATCGGTAAAGTGTTTAATGGAGAGAAGAAGAAAGGATGTTCTTCTCCTATGATCTCTCTGTATTCGGAAGTCAATCGTCGCGGTATACGCCGGGTTTCATCTGAATCCGACGTGATCCGGTCGGGATTTGAAGGTTCGAGTGTATCTAGAAAGTTGAGTAAGATTGGATCGAGGTCATTATCGTCAATAATACCGGAGGAGGATTGCGGTTCTGAACAGAATGAGTTGGAGGTTTTGCGAAGTATTGGATCACTGAGTTTGACGGAAGATCGACGGAGTTACGCTGGAGACTGGCATAGGAACAGTATTCCAGTCGATGAGCTTGGATTTTCCGGCGGTGGAATCGGCTCcaccaaaaacaaaaagtttgGCGGCAATGGTGACGGTAGAGATGAGTTCGATGCAGATAGTTTAACCGGCGGAAAGTCAGATCCAAGGAAAATTGGAGCCTATTATAAGGAAATGCTGAATTCAGATCCTATGAATCCTCTTCTTCTTAGAAACTACGGCAAGTATTTGCATGAG GTGGAGAGAGATTTTGTGAAGGCTGAAGAATGCTACGGAAGAGCTATACTTGCAAGTCCTGGTGACGGAGAAGTGCTTTCTCTGTATGGCAAATTAGTTTGGGAGACGCAGCGAGACGAAAACAGAGCCAAATCTTACTTTGATCAAGCTGTTCACGCTTCTCCTAATGACTG CACTGTGTTGGGATCGTATGCACACTTCATGTGGGAAGCCGAAGGAGACGAAGACGAAGACGAAGAAAGAGAAACAGTAGCAGCTGGAGCATCAATGGTTGCAGCTTACTAG